In Cryptomeria japonica chromosome 5, Sugi_1.0, whole genome shotgun sequence, the genomic window ATCTCTATGGAAGGGCTGAATTGTGTGGCGCTCAATATTTGAAGCAGCAAGATCGAAATTGCCTGTCACAATGCAGCGCTCACTCTGGAAAAAATCCACCATTGAAATTTCTTGACTGGGAGACCTGTCATCTCTGTGGAAGGGCTGAATTGTGCGGTGCTCACCATTTGAAGCAGCAAGATCGAAATTGCCTGTCACAATGCAGCGCTCACTCTgtaaagaatccaccattgaaatTTCTTGACTGGGAGACCTGTCATCTCTGCTACGGCTGCCATCACTGTGGAAGGGCTGAATGGTGCGGTGCGACTGTGGGTCGATTCCCCGGCTCAACAATTTTCTCTTGATGTGGGTCGATTCGCAGTGACTCTTTATTTCATTGTCCGTTCGCCCAGGCAATCTCCCTGCAATCCGAGACCATCTGTGCCGCCATAAACAAAAAGACATAACggaattaatcaatcaacttaattgAAAGATGCAATTTGCGCAACTCAGTGAAAGAAACAAGTGTCAATCGATGGTTTTTTGTAATACAGAGTTATGATTTCAGGTCCATGTAACAAATTGAATCAGAAAATTAGAAAGAAATCAAACTATTACAGAGTAGTTTTCATTTTTAACCCAAAAGAATGAATCAAGGAACCCTAAAGAAATCAGACTATTACAGAGTAGTTTTCATTGTTAACCCAAAGGAATGAATCAAGGAACCCTAAAAAAATCAAACTAAGATGAGTAGTTTTAAGATTTACAGCATTACAATAAATTGAATCAAAAAGTTTCAAAGAAATTAAGTTATGGGGGAGTAGTTTTCAGACTTAATTGTAATAACAAATTGAATAAACAATCTAAAACGAAACTAAAATATGACAGAGTAGTTTTCAGAGTAGTTCTCGGAGTTACATTATAATAACAAATTGaatcaaaaaaaattgtaaaacaaacAAACTATGATAGAGTAGCTCTCAGGTTACAGCATTTTGAATCAAGATTTTCTAATCAAATTCTAAGGGAGTTGTATTCAAAGTTTAAATGTAATaacaaattaaatcaataaactccaaaGAAACCAAACTATGATGGAAGAGTTCTCCGAGTTACAGCATAGTATCAAATTAATTCCTGAAACTTCAGATAAACAGAATTGCAGTATTATAACAAACtgaataaaaaaaattctaaaaaaaccaAAGAGATCAAATTATGAATTGTTTTCATAATTACAATGCAATAACAAAGTGAATCAATAACCCTAAAAGAAACCAAAATATGGAAAATAGTTTCCGGAGTTACACCATGATCCAAATTGAATGAAGGAACTCAAATAGAAACTGGTATGACCTTTTAAAGTCTTAAAGATCAATCAAGTctgtaaataaaaatttaatacttTGCCCCTTAGTGGGCAGACATGGTTCTATGTGCATACTTGTTTCCCCAGAGGAGCTGGAGCTCGATGATGAGctcatcttcttcttcagagaAATTCCCTCGCCTGAGATCAGGCTTCAAATAGTTTACCCACCTGCGTCTGCAGCTCTTCACACGTCTCCGAAGTCCTGTAAAAGTAAAGTCATAAGCATGTACAAACATTTGCTAAAATCTGTTGAATGCATACAACATCCTTTCAATTTATAAAAACATCTACtgaaaataaataaaagagaaaCAGATAAGTTGTAGGTTTTGATATAACTTATCTGAATAGAAATTACAAACCTGCTGCCTTGGGAAGAGACTTCCAGCGGTGTTCGCCATGTTCGTGGATGTATGCAATGAGCTTGTCATCTTCATCCTTGCTCCATGATCCCATCTTGCTCCATGATCCCATCTTCACCATAAGGTCGGTAAGAGGACAACAAACgactcaagaaaaaaaaaaaaaagggtttcaaATACTGCAGCCAAACCCCAACTGGGGAAGAGTATATATAGCGGTTATGGGGGAGAGTTGGTGAGAAAAGCATCTGGGTGACCGCTTTTTCACCAATGACATAGTCAGGTAAGTAATCCTGTGGACTTTGGTTGGAAGGTGTGCTTTCTACTCAAAAGCAACGGCCCTGGCGTCCACtaattaaaaaacatataaataaataaattgaagtcCTATTTCTATGACTTTATTTAATGTAAAAGTAGTTTGTACTAATATTTTCATTTAGAAGTTCTGTAGTTGTAAAGGTTAAAACATTTTTTGAAAATTGAGCTATGCTAACCAATAAGGAAACTATCTTGACACTAGTTTAATTGAGTGGATTAAATGAGTTCAGAATTCAAAATCAGAAAGTTatttatagaaaataagtataaGCAGGTTTTTAATTCTtacaattttaattataataattttgaatttgtgtacataaaataaatatttacagaactgataattaaaaaattatttttagaaaaaagtgTCACATAGTGGTTGCTACATAGAAAAACGTAcatgggaaaaaaatacacacaacaaacaaaaatataattttattgatcaatGGATTTAGAGTTTGACCCATATAATGTACTTAGTTGAAGAGATGCACTTATTCTACCATAAAGTGAAATTATAGTTTGTATTAATCATAAGTTAATATTTGATAtagtatttaaataaatatattaattttaaattataaatatgtaATAATGGTAAAATTTTCAATAATGTGTTGGTTTTCTAGAATATAAAGTATTTACTAAAAAGTGAAAATAGAGTTGATATTAATCATAAGATAATTTAACTTGGCTAAAACCATTATAATTATTTGATATAGTA contains:
- the LOC131876073 gene encoding transcription factor MYB3-like: MGSWSKMGSWSKDEDDKLIAYIHEHGEHRWKSLPKAAGLRRRVKSCRRRWVNYLKPDLRRGNFSEEEDELIIELQLLWGNKWSRIAGRLPGRTDNEIKSHCESTHIKRKLLSRGIDPQSHRTIQPFHSDGSRSRDDRSPSQEISMVDSLQSERCIVTGNFDLAASNGEHRTIQPFHRDDRSPSQEISMVDFFQSERCIVTGNFDLAASNIERHTIQPFHRDDRSLSQEISIVDFFQSEPCIVTSNFDLADSNGASGSEETSDVNLEFTLGLQSSASRANKSQ